From a region of the Triticum aestivum cultivar Chinese Spring chromosome 7D, IWGSC CS RefSeq v2.1, whole genome shotgun sequence genome:
- the LOC123165485 gene encoding uncharacterized protein produces the protein MGNCLNKASTQQQREMRRRHGHGERVAPEEREEEEEQLRSIGQVLLQEEEEEEEEAPASASPAAGMKVKVVLTRAELEWLMAQLKSGEQRLEDVLRQMGNARADDYKPPRADAWRPRLECILECPEAADAT, from the coding sequence ATGGGCAACTGCCTGAACAAGGCGTCTACGCAGCAGCAGCGCGAGATGCGGCGGCGGCACGGCCACGGCGAGCGGGTGGCgccggaggagagggaggaggaggaggagcagctcaGGAGCATCGGCCAGGTGCTGCtgcaggaggaagaggaggaggaggaggaggcgccggcgtcCGCGTCGCCGGCGGCCGGGATGAAGGTGAAGGTGGTCCTGACGAGGGCGGAGCTGGAGTGGCTCATGGCGCAGCTCAAGAGCGGCGAGCAGCGCCTCGAGGACGTCCTCCGCCAGATGGGCAACGCCCGCGCCGACGACTACAAGCCGCCGCGCGCCGACGCCTGGCGCCCGCGCCTCGAGTGCATCCTCGAGTGCCCCGAGGCCGCCGACGCCACCTAG